The following DNA comes from Cryptococcus deuterogattii R265 chromosome 2, complete sequence.
TTTTGAGGGTGAAACACCAACCCATCTGCGTTGACGAGAACGCGACATTGCCCCGTTCAGGGGAAAGACGGAACGAATCGTCAGGATCGATCGACCTGATAGACCGATGAGCGAATATTGCTATACAAAAGTAAATGAACCTACGCAATGATAGAGTTGACTTCTTCGATGGTGTGCTTtattttgaagaaggcttcGCTAGGTGGTAAACGCAATTCCAAGATCAATCTATCCATCTTGTTCACAACCAACACCATCTTTAACTTCTCCTGCATTGCGTGGCGGATCACTTGTTCTGTGCCGTGCATTACACCTTCAACTACATCCACCACGATGACCACACCGTCGGTAAGCCGGGCAATTGAGGCGACCTCGTCAACAAAATTGGCGTGACCTGGAGTGTCGATAATATTGATAAGATTCGACTTTCCTTTAGAGTTttgaagaacaagagaCATAGGACCAGATTTAACGGAAATACCGCGAGCACGCGAGAGTATGTGGGTGTCAGTATATCGAGTCTGATACACATCAGTACTAAACGATTGAAATTTCCAAAGACAAACTTGCCTGTTGGTCGGCATCCCAAGTCATCTTGTGAGTCTCGAACACCAGCATATCTAACAATGAAGTTTTCCCGTGATGGATATGTCCAGCAACCATGACATTTCGGATCATTGAAGGATAGTCCATCAAGTCAATCATAAAACTTCAATAGGTCAGTAGCCTCCTGAAACCTAATAGCGAGACGTACTTTCGGTCAAATCGAGTTTCAGGCAGTCCTTTTTCCTGTACAGTAAATGACTTTTGTTTGATCGGCTGCACAATGGGTTCAGAAAGAGGCTGCAGATCCTCTTCCTGTACCAACGCCTCAACATCCGGACCATAAGTCTCCTCAGCAGTCGCGTAGTACTTTTTATCCTCGTGTAGAACTACTTGTTGGCCTGTTGAACCATCAACCCCATGGAGCTGCATGGCCATTCCAggttcctcatcctccatcgcctcgtcttcatcatcgaaACCTTCAAGAGGAGCATAGCTCGCTGACGGTCCAGCTGAAGGTCCGGGAAccgaagacgaaggagCAGCGGGGGGGATGGAAACGTCGGACTCATTGTCAGAGTCGAGGTCACCTCCGATATAGTTACCAAATTCTACAAAGATTTCCGTTAGTGATGTTGCTTTTCGCGTCAACAAGTGAACTAACCGTCGTAATCTTCTGTGGACATCTTCTGGCTGATTCAACTTCGGATTGGAAAATTGAGCTAAGACAGTAATTATCTGCTTCTCCTATGGGAAGGAGTATAGTCTGcagggaagatggtgtGGATGGATGGACGGACAAGATGGATTCTGTATGGATGCCACCAAAGCTTTCGACGTTGGAACAGGGATGCCATTCGACGAAGCGGTATCAAATTCGCGTGGCCGAAAAAAGCCAGCGGACATTTCCGGGATTTATCccatcttgcttcttcttggttgCGACGATATTTCTTTACAAAGTATATCTATCCCAGGTTTTCGAATACTCATTTGCAACTGTCCAGCATCATGCTCACTCGTCCAACAGCCCTTGGAAGCGTCTTCAAGTCTCTCAGCCTCCGCGCGCTGCACACAACCCGTCCAGCCCTTTTTCTGCCAACTTCAGAGCTTCCTCCCAATCCCACAAGCGCTGAGGCTCTTGGATTCGCCCCACAAGGTGACAGAAAGAGATTGCTTCCCCAGGACTTAAAGGTAGACGTCCCAGCTTCCGCAAATAGCAATGTATCAGCTCTGAAGGATGCAAGGAAGGTCAGTGCTTTATCACCATCAACTCCAGAAAAACCACCCACTGACACGGTATTAATGAAATCAGCCTGGCAGGGAAAGGCGCCAGCGAGCCTCCCCCAACCCCAATACCGATGCCGACTTCTTTTCAGGCGCCAGCTCCGACTCCCCTGCACCTTCTCGACGACCCAGTCCTCGTGCACGTCGTACGAAAAGTGTCTCCCCCGATCTCATTGGGGTTGCCGAGTCTGCACTTCCTCCTGATGTCCAGCGTCGACAGAGACGTGACAGAGCATCTAAAGATGGTAAAGTTAGGACTGAAAGGCCAAAGAGGGTTGACCCCGCTAGGGAATTCCGGGAGAGAATGTCTGTGGTACCCAGGAGACACCTTGTCGTAGATGTAGTGGACCATTCACCGGAAGGGATGTTCGGTAAACAGCGATTGGTTGGACAAACATTTACTAGGAATGTTGGTTTCGGACGCCGTACGTCAATTCGTCGTCCAGTTGATGTGTAAGCCTGATATCACGTTATAGCGCGTCACCCCATCCCCCTCGAAGCCTCCCAATTCCTCACCGATTTGCCAGACACCCCTATTCCTGTGCTTAGCACCACTCCAGCCAAAGCGCACCATCAAACCGTACAAATTGCTGAGTGGTCTGCAGCGTTGAATGCAACTATGCGAGGAGACGACAAGATGGCTTTGCCAGAGGTTGTTAGAAGTGTGATAGGAGTAGGCAGACAATAACCAATAGTACCAGTGTATGGATTTGTTCCAGTATAGCAGCGTACATATCGTGGCAGCAGTTCCATTACCAGAAAATGATGACTCTTGGTTACTATTGGTAGCTTCcctctccactttctccttcccactCTTGCGACTGGCCTACATCGCCTCCATGGCTCTGTTCTTGGGCATCGGCGCCTCCACCTTGCTGATGCGAGTCATCATAAGTCTCGTTTGGCACCGGAGCATCAAACCCGTCTTGAGATCCCCGCATTTCTTCCCTTACTTGCTGTCGCTCCAGCATGTGCCTAAGATGAACAGATCGAGGAAGTGGCAGTTGGCTTGGTCTGAGAGACGGTGGTGGCGGCGTTGGCGGACGTTTGGCGCCCTGTATCCAATTGTCCTGTATCAGCAGCAGACTCGGAAGTAATGCACATTGACGCATGAACTTAACTCACGGCCATCCCAGGAGGCACTTCTCTCAGCTTCTCCTGTGCTACAATACCTTGCAACCCCGTCTCCTCCCAAacttcacctcttcctccgccccAGGGCCCGACCGCTGCCCCAGCTTCAGTtctcaatcctcttccccaagcATCTACAGTTCCTAATAAATTTCCTACTTTCCTGCCACCCTTTTCTGATactcccttgcccttgccaTAAGTCGGCCTGCCTAGAGGATAAGATGGATGCATCTGGCTAGGTAGAATCTCGTCCCCGTCACCCCGTGGAGGCTCCAGATGTTGCGGTACAGGAATAGATTCATCAAAGCCGGGCATGACAGACCACCCTGTTTCGGGAGGGTCATCAAAGGACAGAGCGAGGGTCGAGGCAGGTGTAAGGTGTAGTATGGAGTGACGGGCGTCCTTGAACTTCGGTCACAAATTTGCGCTCTGTGGGCGAAACAAACAACACTTACTGTTATGCTGGTCGTCATTGTGTACTTGGGTTCACTAGGGCGATAAACTAGTAAAAAGGAAATAAACAAAAATTAACGAGTAGATAATGATTTGTGTAGTATAGCAAATACAATAACAAGACCGTAAACACGAGCACGACTGACAACGAAATGTGGAGGCAGAAATAAAAAGAGTcgaaaaacaaaaagattTTTAAAGCCCAAGGAAATGGGTGTGGAACAAATTTGAACGCGGGTTTGCGGACCAAATACACGGATATCTCTAGTAAAAGGCGAGAGATTTATTCGATTTGTGTTTGATCCCCCGCTAGGGGGCCAAGTCGTTTTCAATCCTTAAAAGGTCTTTCATATGTTCGTAATAACAGCAGCAGTTTTCTGTATACAGCAACTCCATCGATATAAGACATACTAATACGATATCTTAATTTTGTTCACGAGTTCAAATTGACTGATAATTTTGATGTTGCTATAATAAGAATGAAACAGTACATGCATATTTCATCAACAATACAACGCATGCTAGATGTCTTTTAACAATCCcttgcctcctcttctctgcaGGGCTTCACCCAAACCCAATTGGCTTTGTTGACTAAAGAAGTTTGCACTAGCTTGTTCCTTGCCATACTTTTGCCTCATTTTTTCATCACTCTCTTGCTCTCGGcgctcctcttcagcaCGAGCAGCAAGCGATTTGGATCGGCTGGAGTACAGTTCGTCAGCAGAGGCAGACATAGCAGCTAATCGAGCAGCGCGCTGATCATCGAGAGTATTAGTGTTGTGATTTACAGGGGCAGTTACAGAAGATCGAGGTGACGATGGTGGCCGAACATAGGGAGCTGAAATATCGCGAGAGCGATACCGCGGAGGAGAAATGTGGTTATCCCGATGTCGCTGGCGGGAACGGTCATCACGATGATCATCCCTCCTGTAACTATCGAATCCATGTGCCCACTGATTTCCTCCACCCTTTCTAGGACTCTGATCGAGAGACCTCCTCCTTGCGTCATCTATTTTTCGATAATCTCTATCCCTACTAGAGTAGTCTTTtccccctttttcccttttggGTGACTCAGACCGAGTCCGTGAGCGGTCTGAGCGGCCTCGATAAGTCCGTCGACTATCTCGGTCTCGAGAATTGTAAGAGTCACGATGACGTCTATGATCATGGTCGTCATAATAATCCGAAGGGGGTGAACGGGAGTCGTGGTATCGATGTTTGGATTTTCGTCGCTCCTACGTAGGATGCTTTAGGGTTTGAACATATGCAAAGATTAAGACCTGCTTACCTCCTTTTCAGCTCTTTTCCTGGCttttcgctcttctttAGTTTCTCCTTCCCGCTCTTTTGtttccttggcctttttgGCTGCCCTAAGTTGCTTCCTGATATCAGGCCGGTTCATCAGGGCTGCCAGAGCAGCTTGTTCCTGTTTTTTGATGGCAAGCAGAGGATCTTCTCTGATTTTCGCCGCCGTGTCTCGCGCCGTGTTGGCATTCTGAAGAGCTATGAATTCTCTGCTAGCTGCTCCAATCTTATACATATTAGCCTTGCTGAATTTCGAACAGATATTTACTTACATTCTTGTCACCTTGCCCCAGCACTTCATCGactctctttttccccaACAAGtattcctccatctctctctcaccaATTCTAGCTCCACCAAGGGCTCCACCCTCTGTGCCTGGAGCAGCATACATCCAATCGAGCTTTTCGACCCTTTTCTTGCCAGTTGAAGCTTCTTGGAGACGATGTAGTTCTTCAAGTTGTCGCTCCTCTTCACGCTCTTTGCGCAGCTGCGCaagcatcttcttttcttcattggCAGCTTGTTCGGCTTTCCACACACGCTCCTGATTAACCAAGAGCACTGGGTGCCAGGACTTTTTCCTATGATTGATAAGGTCAGCAAAAAATCTGCCACAAAGTAAGTCCGAGTGCACTCACATGTTAAGATCGCCACCACCCATTGCTGAAACTGTCTTGTGATGTCAGTGTCCGAGACGAAATTAAATATTTTTAGTCAACACAGGTCCCTGCTAGATGGCAATATGAAGCAGAAAGAAGGTATGGAAGCAAAGAGACGGAAACGAAGTCGAGAATATAACGGCGTGACAACGAGCATAAGTGATTTTACGGGAGAGTGGCGGCGGCATGATAGCTGGTGAATGATTAATAATCAAAATAATTAGCCTTTAATAACATGGCCTTTGGGCGGACTCCATTATTAATTAAGTATTTATTTATATCCATTACGAGTAAATACTTACTGTGTTGTTAcggaaa
Coding sequences within:
- a CDS encoding U5 small nuclear ribonucleoprotein component (genome sequence mistake); the protein is MSTEDYDEFGNYIGGDLDSDNESDVSIPPAAPSSSVPGPSAGPSASYAPLEGFDDEDEAMEDEEPGMAMQLHGVDGSTGQQVVLHEDKKYYATAEETYGPDVEALVQEEDLQPLSEPIVQPIKQKSFTVQEKGLPETRFDRNFMIDLMDYPSMIRNVMVAGHIHHGKTSLLDMLVFETHKMTWDADQQTRYTDTHILSRARGISVKSGPMSLVLQNSKGKSNLINIIDTPGHANFVDEVASIARLTDGVVIVVDVVEGVMHGTEQVIRHAMQEKLKMVLVVNKMDRLILELRLPPSEAFFKIKHTIEEVNSIIASIDPDDSFRLSPERGNVAFSSTQMGWCFTLKTFANMYADTFGSFDIDEFALRLWGNIYFDPSTRKFTRKPADVESKRSFVHFILEPLYKLYTQVCVIRLPSM
- a CDS encoding pre-mRNA-splicing factor CWC25, translating into MGGGDLNMKKSWHPVLLVNQERVWKAEQAANEEKKMLAQLRKEREEERQLEELHRLQEASTGKKRVEKLDWMYAAPGTEGGALGGARIGEREMEEYLLGKKRVDEVLGQGDKNIGAASREFIALQNANTARDTAAKIREDPLLAIKKQEQAALAALMNRPDIRKQLRAAKKAKETKEREGETKEERKARKRAEKEERRKSKHRYHDSRSPPSDYYDDHDHRRHRDSYNSRDRDSRRTYRGRSDRSRTRSESPKREKGGKDYSSRDRDYRKIDDARRRSLDQSPRKGGGNQWAHGFDSYRRDDHRDDRSRQRHRDNHISPPRYRSRDISAPYVRPPSSPRSSVTAPVNHNTNTLDDQRAARLAAMSASADELYSSRSKSLAARAEEERREQESDEKMRQKYGKEQASANFFSQQSQLGLGEALQRRGGKGLLKDI